In Nitrospira sp., the genomic window TAATCCGGCCCCTGCGGCCAACGAGACCAGGGCGTCCGCCTCACCCACGTTCACCCCGTCCGTGAAGTAGCCGTGGAACAACGCCTCCACCACGGCATCCTGCCGCCCCTGTTGCTGAGCGAACCAGACGAGCCGGTGGGCATCAAACGTATTCGGGGTCCGGGTAATTCGACCGAACGCGAACTCAATACCTGCACTCACGCCTGCGACGGTAATTCGATCGTGGATCGCCTGCACCTCGCCCGGCCCTCCGAACTTCGTCTCGAGGTACACACGGCGATCCATGCCGGCTGCAGGCATGGTCGGGTTCAACTGGAACGGGCGCCAGAAGACACGGGCGCGTTCCTGCGCCTGCACCGATTCGAGCGCCTGTTCCAATCGCCGCTTCCCGATGTAGCACCAAGGACAGACCACGTCTGAGTACACATCGACGGTGAGCGCCGTCCCGCTCATGACAGATGTCCCATCTTTCCCGCCTGGTAATCGTGCACCGCCTGAATGATTTCGTCTCGCGTATTCATGACAAACGGGCCATAACGCGCGACCGGTTCGTCGATCGGCTGCCCGCTCAAGACGAGCAGCGTGGTATCCTGCTTCGCCTCGAGTGTCACCCGTTCGCCTCGCTGCCCGAGGAGCGCGAGTTCCACCTCGCCCATGTGTTGTGCGCCGTTCACCATCACCTGACCATGGAGCACGAACAGCGACGAATTGAACCCTTCCGGCAGCGCCACATCGACTTGGTGTCCGGCCGTCAGCCGCAGATCATAGAGATGAACCGGACTGAAGGTCTTCGCAGGACCACTCACACCGCGGAAGGTCCCGGCGATCACCCGGAGCTGGCCAGCACCTCCGCCGAGATCCACCACCGGAATGTCCTCTTTGACCAAAGTCTGGTACCGCGGGCTGGTCATTTTAAAGGCCTTCGGCAGATTGACCCACAGCTGAATCCCTTCCAGCAATCCACCCTGTCTCGAAAATTCCCTTTCGTGCAGCTCTTCATGCACGACGCCGGATGCGGCCGTCATCCATTGCACATCGCCGGGCCCGATGATGCCGCCGCTGCCCGTCGAATCGCGGTGCGCCACTTTTCCGTGATACATGATCGTCACCGTTTCGAACCCGCGATGCGGATGTTCTCCCACCCCGCGCTGCCTGTTGCCGGGCAGGACCTGCTCGGGTCCCATATAGTCGAGCATCAAGAAGGGAGATAGTTGTTCGTCAACACCGGCGCCCGGAATCATATTGCGGACCGGAAATCCATCTCCCACCATATGATGAGAACCGGGTTGATAGACACCGACCAGTTCCTTGGTTCCAATTGTCTCCGTGTGCATCACCGCCTCCTTTCTTAGGCCATCCCTCGCACGGCCTCGGCGAGGGAAATCGTACCGCGTACCAGCGCGTTGGGAAACTCGTACACGATCGTGCCCTTGGCGAAGGCCGTGTACATCTCCTCGAACAATCGTGCCGCCTCGTCGGAAAAACCGAACGACGTCATGGTCGGCACCACGGCACTGAGCGGCGCAGCCTGTGTGCGGACCGCACGCCCGAGGATTCGGCCGAATTCCTCCGCGACCTGCTCCGGACTGTACTCCTCCGGGCCTGCAAGTTCCACAATCACATGCCCCGGTCCGCCGGCCATCAATCGATCCGCCGCCACACGGCTGATGTCGCCCGTCGAAATCATCGGGATCCTGGCTTGCGGGGCAATGAAGGTGGGGAGTACTCCCTGTCCCCTGACCATGCCAAGGCCGATCGCACCACGACTCGCACCGGCTGATTTTGAGCCAGCAATGTCTCTGCGACGACTTTTCCCGTGTGTCCGGTTACCCCCAGTACGACAAACATCCCTTCCTGTCCTTTCCTGGGTCAGCCGAGTCGGTCCGCCACGATTTTATCCAGTGACCAGCGCCCGGCTCCCGTCATCAGCAAGGCTGCCGCCATCCCGATCACGAGCAGATGATATTCGTAGCCTTCACCCTGCTGCTGCCCAAACCAGTTCATGAAAAAACCGACCGGCGCATGCACAGTCAAAATGGCTCCCAGCATGATCACGATGAAACTGGCGGCGGTGACGCGCGTCAACAGACCCGCCAGCAACCCGAGGCTGCCGAAGAACTCCCCGATGATGACCAGACACGCGACGATCCAGGGGAGGCCCATCTTTTGCGTAAAAAATCCCATCGTGCCGTCGAATCCAAAGCCACCGAACCAACCGAGCATCTTCTGCGCGCCATGGGGGAGCATGACCAACCCCACGGTCATCCGTAAGATGAAGCCGGTCCAGGCATCGTCGGTGTGAAACAAGTTCCGCATTGGTCCCTCCGATCGTTCCGAGCTCACGGCGACTCCCGATCGCTCAACGCCCCACATCAGCCCTAGTATAATAGTTCTAGTTAGAACAAAGTCAACCCCTCTACGGCAATCCAAAGTGATCCGATGGAGTGGACTGAAAGGAGACGATGCTCTGATGGACGAGCGAACCGTCTCCATGTGCCGCGTGCCGAAACAGCCGATCTTGCAGGAAACAGGGAATGCGCAGGCAGGCGTGTGCAATGCTTCACGAGCGAAATCGGAAACCGATACCGATGATCGGGGGGGCAGGTGCCCAAGCACGTCCGCGCAACCGCGGCAAGTGAGGAAGTGACTCAGACTGACGACTGAATATGACAATGCCGCACAGGGGCAGGTCGACCTCAGGGGGACAGCCCAGTGGGGGAACGCGAACGGAGGAAGGACGGAATAACGATGTTTGCGTCACGCCGGCCAGGATAGGAGAGCACATCTCCTCGCCTGATTCATACTGCGAATGGTTTACTTTCGGCTCTTGATCGCCCGTTCGACCTCACGCCCCGCCTCACGCGCTTTGATGGACTCTCGACGATCATACTGCTTCTTACCCTTGGCCAATGCCACCTCCACCTTGGCGTGGCCGCGTTTGGAAAAGTAGATACGCAAGGGGACGAGCGTGAGGCCTTTGAGCTGGGTCTTCCCGATCAGCTTATTGATTTCCTTGCGATGTAGGAGCAGCTTCCGCCTGCGCAGCGGATCATGATTCATCAGGTTACCGTGCGAATAGGGGCTGATGTGGCAGTGATTCAGATAGACTTCGCCGTCATCGACCGACGCATAACTGTCCTGCAGGTTCACTCGTCCTTCCCGGAGAGACTTGACCTCTGTTCCCCGCAAGATGATGCCAGCTTCGAACTTCTCCTCGATAAAATAGTCATGGTAAGCCTTCCGGTTGGTGGCCACCACTTTGAATTGGTCGTCGTGATCCTGTGTCTTTGTCATGGCGTTCCGCCGACGGCTGTTCCCGCCGGGCGCATTTTGTTATGATGCCCTCATGCGAGGACAGAGCAGGCTCGATTCATTCGGCACGATTTTGGCCGGGGTTGCTCACCGGCTGGGTCTGGAGAGCAAGCTCGTCGAGGCGCGCCTGCGACGCCATTGGCCTGAGATCGTGGGCGAGCCGATCGCCACACACACACGCCCCGACCAGATCCGCTTCAAGAAACTCTACGTCTTCGTGCACAACTCGGTCTGGCTGCAGCAACTCACCTTTCTCAAGCCGGTGTTGCTCCAAAAGATCAACTCGATGGCCGGAGAGCCGTTGGTGACAGAGATCGTGCTGCGTATCGGGGATGTGTCCACAGAACACGCATCGCAGCCCGTGCCGTCAACCGCGGACGCGGGAACACCCCAGCCGAGTGCCGAACTGCTCAGGGAAGCGGCGCTCCATGCCCAAGGCATTCAGGATCAGGCGCTCCGCGAACAGCTCGCGACCGTCATGGCGCAGGCGTTGGCGATGACGCCGCCGGAACGCTCATCCCGACCGGCCCCTTGAACAAGAGACGCGAATAGGCGGCACTCGCGGCGCTGTCCTTGCCTTTCGGAACCGGCCCGATGCGGCCTTCCTCCTCTTGTTCATCCAATCGGTAGAATCCGCGTACGGATCCTTCGAACCCATCCCGCACCGTCCGATCTTCGCCGGTCACATACCGGTGTAACATGTCCGGCTCCGTCCACCCCTCGTCAGTAAAGACATAGATCGCAATGCGTTGATAGCGTCCTTTCGGA contains:
- a CDS encoding DsbA family oxidoreductase — its product is MSGTALTVDVYSDVVCPWCYIGKRRLEQALESVQAQERARVFWRPFQLNPTMPAAGMDRRVYLETKFGGPGEVQAIHDRITVAGVSAGIEFAFGRITRTPNTFDAHRLVWFAQQQGRQDAVVEALFHGYFTDGVNVGEADALVSLAAGAGLDAAAVGRFLQTKDGVDAVRQEEARGRQLGIRGVPYFVLNGKTVVSGAQSVETFVDAIAQVSA
- a CDS encoding pirin family protein; its protein translation is MHTETIGTKELVGVYQPGSHHMVGDGFPVRNMIPGAGVDEQLSPFLMLDYMGPEQVLPGNRQRGVGEHPHRGFETVTIMYHGKVAHRDSTGSGGIIGPGDVQWMTAASGVVHEELHEREFSRQGGLLEGIQLWVNLPKAFKMTSPRYQTLVKEDIPVVDLGGGAGQLRVIAGTFRGVSGPAKTFSPVHLYDLRLTAGHQVDVALPEGFNSSLFVLHGQVMVNGAQHMGEVELALLGQRGERVTLEAKQDTTLLVLSGQPIDEPVARYGPFVMNTRDEIIQAVHDYQAGKMGHLS
- a CDS encoding DoxX family protein, with product MRNLFHTDDAWTGFILRMTVGLVMLPHGAQKMLGWFGGFGFDGTMGFFTQKMGLPWIVACLVIIGEFFGSLGLLAGLLTRVTAASFIVIMLGAILTVHAPVGFFMNWFGQQQGEGYEYHLLVIGMAAALLMTGAGRWSLDKIVADRLG
- the smpB gene encoding SsrA-binding protein SmpB, which translates into the protein MTKTQDHDDQFKVVATNRKAYHDYFIEEKFEAGIILRGTEVKSLREGRVNLQDSYASVDDGEVYLNHCHISPYSHGNLMNHDPLRRRKLLLHRKEINKLIGKTQLKGLTLVPLRIYFSKRGHAKVEVALAKGKKQYDRRESIKAREAGREVERAIKSRK
- a CDS encoding DUF721 domain-containing protein — protein: MRGQSRLDSFGTILAGVAHRLGLESKLVEARLRRHWPEIVGEPIATHTRPDQIRFKKLYVFVHNSVWLQQLTFLKPVLLQKINSMAGEPLVTEIVLRIGDVSTEHASQPVPSTADAGTPQPSAELLREAALHAQGIQDQALREQLATVMAQALAMTPPERSSRPAP